The proteins below are encoded in one region of Streptomyces ficellus:
- a CDS encoding DUF6099 family protein, with the protein MEAERLIATGRRALADSRVALDIVGEAWQAQLLAQAIGSHVARTGPPELRGEARGLSETGSRGGASPGRPARALRLTHIADVRATLINLGALLGEVGIALVGVACATDEEGLYWQCIEAIDAADEAGDRVREMVRRLAVRERARPPDTAGSSAGPA; encoded by the coding sequence ATGGAAGCGGAGCGACTCATCGCGACCGGCCGGCGCGCCCTGGCGGACAGCCGGGTGGCGCTGGACATCGTGGGGGAGGCCTGGCAGGCCCAGCTGCTCGCGCAGGCGATCGGCAGCCACGTCGCGCGGACCGGACCACCGGAGCTGAGGGGAGAGGCGCGGGGGCTCAGCGAGACGGGCAGCCGCGGCGGGGCGAGTCCGGGCCGCCCGGCGCGGGCCCTGCGGCTCACGCACATAGCCGACGTGCGGGCCACGTTGATCAACCTGGGCGCGCTGCTCGGCGAGGTGGGCATCGCCCTGGTCGGCGTCGCCTGCGCCACAGACGAGGAGGGACTGTACTGGCAGTGCATCGAAGCGATCGATGCCGCGGACGAGGCCGGTGACCGGGTCCGGGAGATGGTCCGCCGGCTCGCCGTCCGCGAGCGCGCCAGACCTCCCGACACCGCCGGCTCCTCCGCCGGCCCGGCCTGA
- a CDS encoding DegT/DnrJ/EryC1/StrS family aminotransferase — protein sequence MTAPPQWPAWPPPPTGEQRRALLRVLDSGRWGATSGTATEEFAAAFARRAGVPHGVCTVNGTVALFLALRALGVGPGDEVIVPAYTFVASATAVALAGAVPVAADVTAATLHLDPEAAGALVGPRTKAVMAVHLAGAPAGTEALGALGLPVVEDAAQAHGAARHGRPAGSLGDVACFSFQSGKAMTAGEGGIVVTGDRALHERVWSLHNVGRSPSGGWYEHPEPGWNLRMTEFQAALLHPQLDLLDGWLDRRAGAAAALAGALGGVPGLDLVPAPPGTTRHTWHLAMLRYDPAAFGGRPKAEFLSAMASEGVPLEAGYRSLSRLPYVASPAPCPVAEAAEERVVWVRQPMLMAGEAAMAYIAHAAGRVRRRFGS from the coding sequence GTGACCGCGCCTCCACAGTGGCCCGCCTGGCCCCCGCCGCCGACCGGCGAACAGCGCCGGGCCCTGCTGCGGGTCCTGGACAGCGGCCGGTGGGGAGCCACGAGCGGCACCGCCACCGAGGAGTTCGCGGCCGCGTTCGCGCGGCGCGCCGGCGTGCCCCACGGGGTGTGCACCGTCAACGGCACGGTGGCGCTGTTCCTGGCGCTGCGCGCGCTCGGCGTCGGCCCGGGCGACGAGGTGATCGTGCCCGCCTACACGTTCGTGGCGAGCGCGACCGCGGTGGCGCTCGCGGGCGCCGTCCCGGTCGCCGCCGACGTCACCGCGGCGACCCTGCACCTCGATCCGGAGGCCGCCGGGGCGCTCGTCGGGCCGCGCACCAAGGCGGTCATGGCGGTGCACCTGGCGGGGGCTCCCGCCGGCACGGAGGCGCTGGGCGCGCTGGGGCTGCCCGTCGTGGAGGACGCGGCGCAGGCGCACGGCGCCGCCCGGCACGGCCGCCCGGCCGGCTCCCTGGGCGATGTCGCGTGCTTCAGCTTCCAGTCGGGCAAGGCGATGACGGCCGGGGAGGGCGGCATCGTGGTGACCGGCGACCGGGCGCTCCACGAGCGCGTGTGGTCGCTGCACAATGTGGGCCGGAGCCCGTCGGGCGGCTGGTACGAGCATCCCGAGCCGGGCTGGAACCTGCGGATGACGGAGTTCCAGGCGGCGCTCCTGCACCCGCAGCTGGACCTCCTCGACGGCTGGCTCGACCGCCGGGCGGGCGCCGCAGCCGCGCTCGCCGGGGCCCTCGGCGGCGTACCGGGGCTGGACCTGGTGCCCGCACCGCCCGGCACGACGCGCCACACCTGGCACCTGGCCATGCTGCGGTACGACCCCGCTGCCTTCGGCGGCCGGCCGAAGGCGGAGTTCCTGTCCGCGATGGCGTCCGAGGGCGTACCGCTGGAGGCCGGTTACCGGTCGCTGAGCCGGCTGCCGTACGTGGCCTCGCCCGCGCCCTGCCCGGTCGCCGAGGCGGCGGAGGAGCGCGTGGTGTGGGTACGGCAGCCGATGCTGATGGCGGGCGAGGCGGCGATGGCGTACATCGCGCACGCGGCCGGAAGGGTCCGCCGCCGGTTCGGGTCGTGA
- a CDS encoding carbohydrate ABC transporter permease yields MARLRLPVLLVLVAFVTVTPFVVMVLVAFAPPGGRTLPGAFDVTRATLRNFTDVLESADITQWALNSLIYSLVSVLLILLFASMAGYAFAKKRFPGREVLFWAFLATLMVPFQATLIPYYILVSEMGGVDTYWGLIVPTLANSQAVFLMRQFIVQLPDELFEAAKIDGASEWRVFTTVVLPLIRPVLATLGVFVFLWHWNDFLWPLVIGQSEGMRTLTVGLATLEGENVTINQIMAGATITVIPCLLVFGLLQRYLTDSIATSGLKS; encoded by the coding sequence ATGGCGCGGCTGAGGCTGCCGGTCCTGCTGGTCCTGGTCGCGTTCGTGACCGTCACCCCCTTCGTCGTCATGGTGCTGGTGGCGTTCGCACCACCCGGTGGCCGGACCCTGCCGGGCGCCTTCGACGTCACCCGTGCCACCCTGCGCAACTTCACGGACGTCCTGGAGAGCGCCGACATCACCCAGTGGGCCCTCAACTCGCTGATCTACTCGCTCGTGTCGGTGCTGCTCATCCTGCTGTTCGCGTCGATGGCCGGGTACGCGTTCGCCAAGAAGCGCTTCCCGGGGCGCGAGGTGCTGTTCTGGGCTTTCCTGGCGACGCTGATGGTGCCGTTCCAGGCGACCCTGATCCCCTACTACATCCTCGTCTCCGAGATGGGCGGCGTGGACACGTACTGGGGTCTGATCGTGCCGACCCTCGCCAACTCGCAGGCCGTGTTCCTGATGCGGCAGTTCATCGTGCAGCTGCCCGACGAGCTGTTCGAGGCGGCGAAGATCGACGGGGCGTCGGAGTGGCGGGTCTTCACCACGGTCGTGCTGCCGCTGATCCGGCCGGTCCTCGCCACCCTCGGCGTGTTCGTCTTCCTCTGGCACTGGAACGACTTCCTGTGGCCGCTCGTCATCGGCCAGTCGGAAGGCATGCGGACGCTCACCGTCGGGCTCGCCACCCTGGAGGGCGAGAACGTGACCATCAACCAGATCATGGCGGGCGCCACGATCACCGTCATCCCGTGCCTCCTCGTCTTCGGCCTGCTCCAGCGGTACCTGACCGACTCCATCGCCACCAGCGGCCTCAAGTCATGA
- a CDS encoding sugar ABC transporter permease, which translates to MSKVEPREAFPDEPEPSERAAARHGRTAGDGAPPAGAPPAPEVAPEAVAAAVVTGDSRGTVTVTGTLAKAPPGGPADIPPGGPGSGPGGRRWSPVRRREALVGLAFVGPMLALFLVFRFGPTLGAAFLSLTDYRLSGEWDFIGAANYTRLLQDDLFWESLGVTAVYTALYVPMTVLLALGTAVLLHRTLWLRGFFRGLFFLPYVTSIVLAAVIWKWIYEVEDGLLNTALGALGLGPVDFLGADSLVLPSIAAASAWKGFGYSMLILLAGLQSIPREVAEAATIDGASAWQRFRWVTLPLLRPVLFFVLVIEAIQAFQVFDAMYVMTAGGPVRASYSLVYFLYDSGFKFFDFGYASAIGLVLFLIVLVFSLIQRRLIGREED; encoded by the coding sequence TTGAGCAAGGTCGAACCGCGCGAGGCGTTCCCCGATGAACCGGAGCCCTCGGAGCGCGCCGCCGCGAGGCACGGACGCACGGCCGGGGACGGCGCGCCCCCGGCCGGTGCGCCACCGGCACCCGAGGTGGCACCCGAGGCGGTGGCGGCGGCGGTCGTCACGGGCGACTCGCGGGGCACGGTGACGGTGACCGGCACCCTGGCGAAGGCGCCGCCGGGCGGTCCGGCGGACATCCCGCCGGGCGGCCCCGGAAGCGGTCCGGGCGGGCGGCGGTGGAGCCCGGTGCGGCGGCGGGAGGCACTGGTCGGGCTGGCATTCGTGGGTCCGATGCTGGCACTGTTCCTGGTGTTCCGGTTCGGGCCGACCCTCGGTGCCGCGTTCCTGTCGCTGACCGACTACCGGCTCAGCGGCGAGTGGGACTTCATCGGCGCGGCCAACTACACCCGGCTGCTCCAGGACGACCTGTTCTGGGAGAGCCTCGGCGTCACCGCCGTCTACACCGCGCTGTACGTGCCGATGACCGTCCTGCTCGCGCTCGGCACGGCCGTGCTCCTGCACCGGACGCTCTGGCTGCGCGGCTTCTTCCGGGGGCTGTTCTTCCTGCCGTACGTCACGAGCATCGTCCTGGCCGCGGTCATCTGGAAGTGGATCTACGAGGTCGAGGACGGGCTGCTCAACACGGCCCTCGGCGCCCTGGGCCTCGGCCCGGTCGACTTCCTCGGTGCCGACTCCCTCGTCCTGCCCTCCATCGCGGCCGCCTCCGCCTGGAAGGGCTTCGGCTACTCGATGCTGATCCTCCTCGCCGGGCTCCAGTCCATTCCCCGCGAGGTCGCCGAGGCCGCCACCATCGACGGGGCGAGCGCCTGGCAGCGCTTCCGCTGGGTGACCCTGCCCCTGCTGCGACCCGTGCTCTTCTTCGTCCTCGTCATCGAGGCGATCCAGGCCTTCCAGGTTTTCGACGCGATGTACGTCATGACCGCCGGCGGTCCGGTGCGGGCCAGCTACTCCCTCGTCTACTTCCTCTACGACTCGGGCTTCAAGTTCTTCGACTTCGGCTACGCGAGCGCGATCGGCCTCGTCCTGTTCCTGATCGTCCTCGTCTTTTCGCTCATTCAGCGCCGGCTCATCGGAAGGGAGGAGGACTGA
- a CDS encoding ABC transporter substrate-binding protein, whose translation MKTGFKRATVPLAILTLTALTAAGCNSADSGAGSNRVTVWMYPVIMDPKANAAYWDGIEKGFEAAHKNVDLAIEQLPWENRDQKLATAFGSGKGPDVVLLGPDQIPQFQANGAVQPVDRAMEKSRAAFRPTALEAMTQDGKVYAAPIYHTVTSTLYNKKLLDKAGIKEPPATWDALRAAAPKLKQAGVATLDYSASNEASLNMSFYPLLWQAGGKVFDESGKKTAFNSPEGVEALTFLVDLYKSGGVPRSALTNANLFTDHALGKGQVAMGYTNTPSDAVLAGTAWGKENVIVGPALKGPSKQVCFGMPGGLGINARTKNLAGAEKFVAFMTEPAQIASMGKAGGFFSPRTDVAVASDNPFAKEYEAALAHTFPGEPHPAARQLMALITPEIQAALTGKKTPEQALAAAAGEGDDLLARQR comes from the coding sequence ATGAAGACAGGGTTCAAGCGCGCCACCGTTCCTCTCGCGATCCTCACCCTCACCGCGCTCACCGCGGCCGGGTGCAACAGCGCCGACAGCGGCGCGGGGTCGAACAGGGTCACCGTCTGGATGTACCCGGTGATCATGGATCCGAAGGCCAATGCCGCCTACTGGGACGGCATCGAGAAGGGCTTCGAGGCGGCCCACAAGAACGTCGACCTCGCCATCGAGCAGTTGCCCTGGGAGAACCGGGACCAGAAGCTGGCGACCGCCTTCGGCAGCGGCAAGGGACCGGACGTGGTGCTCCTCGGCCCCGACCAGATCCCGCAGTTCCAGGCGAACGGCGCCGTCCAGCCCGTCGACCGGGCCATGGAGAAGTCCCGGGCCGCCTTCCGGCCGACGGCGCTCGAGGCCATGACGCAGGACGGCAAGGTCTACGCGGCACCGATCTACCACACCGTCACGAGCACCCTCTACAACAAGAAGCTGCTGGACAAGGCGGGGATAAAGGAACCGCCCGCCACCTGGGACGCGCTGCGGGCCGCCGCGCCGAAGCTGAAGCAGGCCGGCGTCGCCACCCTCGACTACAGCGCGAGCAACGAGGCCTCGCTCAACATGAGCTTCTATCCGCTGCTGTGGCAGGCGGGCGGCAAGGTCTTCGACGAGAGCGGAAAGAAGACCGCGTTCAACAGCCCCGAGGGGGTCGAGGCGCTCACCTTCCTCGTCGACCTCTACAAGAGCGGTGGCGTGCCCAGGTCCGCGCTGACCAACGCCAACCTGTTCACCGACCACGCCCTGGGCAAGGGGCAGGTCGCCATGGGCTACACCAACACGCCTTCCGACGCGGTGCTGGCCGGGACGGCCTGGGGCAAGGAGAACGTGATCGTCGGCCCGGCCCTCAAGGGTCCCAGCAAGCAAGTGTGCTTCGGCATGCCGGGCGGCCTCGGCATCAACGCCCGCACCAAGAACCTCGCCGGTGCGGAGAAGTTCGTCGCCTTCATGACCGAGCCCGCGCAGATCGCGTCCATGGGCAAGGCCGGCGGCTTCTTCTCCCCGCGCACGGACGTCGCGGTCGCCAGCGACAACCCCTTCGCCAAGGAGTACGAAGCGGCCCTGGCCCACACCTTCCCCGGCGAGCCGCACCCGGCCGCACGCCAGCTGATGGCGCTCATCACGCCGGAGATCCAGGCCGCGCTCACCGGCAAGAAGACACCCGAACAGGCGCTGGCGGCGGCCGCCGGGGAAGGCGACGACCTCCTGGCGCGTCAGCGTTGA
- a CDS encoding ATP-binding protein codes for MHATRPSTSLPSSVAPARPAVTELRLSAYKSHRGAAFRLGPVTLFAGASGTGKSSALQAYEALALLAAGVPLAAAFPEPAGCVPERAEADAEGRRGFRIGCTVDGPAGPVRLDLAVQAEPVLRIAGERLTDGDGRTLLTTALRDPGRGTVQAEWHTAGSVPVTRAPLPGDRLGTALLPLRVAGKTEGQRHVLAAAEQVVVALRSVFPCDPQPQRMRTPVVAGDGRLRRGCDNLAEVLHRTRTGCPRRHARLAAVARSGCAGPVSALDVEELADGTVRAVLGRGGDGGTPVERLGEGELRFLALALVLLTGPGVLSMDMAAEVPHAMQTLTVLADGFDRGLDRRQIRELAALAAQICADGHIRLVGTVGEAGARAARGRTGVTVVDLNP; via the coding sequence ATGCACGCAACCCGCCCCTCCACGTCCCTGCCGTCCTCCGTCGCGCCGGCCCGCCCGGCCGTCACGGAGCTGCGGCTGTCCGCCTACAAGTCGCACCGCGGCGCCGCCTTCCGGCTCGGACCGGTGACGCTCTTCGCCGGCGCGAGCGGCACCGGCAAGTCGAGCGCGTTACAGGCCTACGAGGCACTCGCCCTGCTCGCCGCCGGAGTCCCCCTCGCCGCCGCCTTCCCCGAGCCCGCCGGGTGCGTGCCGGAACGCGCGGAGGCGGACGCGGAGGGGCGGCGGGGCTTCCGGATCGGCTGCACCGTGGACGGCCCGGCCGGACCGGTGCGCCTCGACCTGGCGGTCCAGGCGGAGCCGGTCCTGCGGATCGCCGGTGAGCGGCTGACGGACGGGGACGGGCGCACGCTGCTCACCACCGCGCTGCGTGACCCCGGCCGGGGCACGGTGCAGGCCGAGTGGCACACCGCGGGTTCCGTGCCGGTCACCCGCGCCCCGCTCCCCGGCGACCGGCTCGGCACGGCGCTGCTGCCGCTGCGGGTGGCGGGCAAGACCGAGGGACAACGCCACGTCCTGGCCGCCGCCGAACAGGTCGTCGTGGCCCTCCGCTCCGTCTTCCCCTGCGACCCGCAGCCCCAGCGGATGCGGACGCCCGTGGTGGCGGGCGACGGACGGCTGCGGCGCGGCTGCGACAACCTCGCGGAGGTGCTCCACCGCACCCGCACCGGCTGCCCGCGCCGGCACGCCAGGCTCGCGGCGGTCGCCCGCTCCGGCTGCGCGGGACCGGTGAGCGCCCTTGACGTGGAGGAGCTCGCCGACGGGACGGTACGGGCGGTGCTGGGCCGTGGCGGGGACGGCGGCACGCCCGTGGAGCGGCTCGGCGAGGGCGAACTGCGCTTCCTGGCCCTCGCGCTCGTGCTGCTCACCGGGCCCGGCGTGCTGTCCATGGACATGGCGGCGGAGGTGCCGCACGCGATGCAGACGCTCACCGTGCTGGCCGACGGGTTCGACCGCGGACTCGACCGGCGCCAGATCCGGGAACTGGCGGCGCTGGCGGCGCAGATCTGTGCGGACGGGCACATCCGGCTGGTGGGGACCGTCGGCGAGGCGGGGGCGAGGGCCGCCCGCGGTCGCACCGGTGTGACGGTGGTAGACCTGAATCCGTGA
- a CDS encoding 3' terminal RNA ribose 2'-O-methyltransferase Hen1, translating to MFLTISTTGSPRRPATDLGFLLHKHPGKAQAFSTSYGTAHVFYPEASAERCTAALLLEVDPVALVRRGRGKGRGGAPDAALAQYVNDRPYAASSLLAVALSSVFGSALRGVCAALPERAGERLPLRIEIPALPARGGADLVRALFGPLGWTSVDAEPVALDERFPHWGASRYVRLVLEGDLRLADALRHLYVLLPVLDDAKHYWVSPDEVDKLLRAGEGWLAGHPEHALITSRYLSRRRGLTRQAMERLELVRLAEADDLDVEDVDNAVDDAPDTEDRPVPLAEQRCAAILAALRASGATRVLDLGCGEGRLVQALLKDVRFTDIVGVDVSVRALTVAARRLRLERMGERQAGRVRLLQGSLTYTDKRLTGYDAAVLSEVIEHVDLERLPALEYAVFGSARPATVIVTTPNVEYNVRWETLPAGHVRHGDHRFEWTRAEFRTWARSVGERHGYGVEFVSVGPDDPEVGPPTQMAVFTAATTTKEEKAA from the coding sequence GTGTTCCTGACGATCAGTACGACCGGTAGCCCACGACGTCCCGCCACCGACCTCGGGTTCCTGCTGCACAAGCATCCCGGCAAGGCGCAGGCGTTCTCCACCTCCTACGGCACGGCGCACGTCTTCTACCCCGAGGCGTCCGCCGAGCGCTGCACGGCGGCGCTGTTGCTCGAGGTGGACCCCGTCGCGCTGGTCCGCCGCGGCAGGGGCAAGGGCCGGGGCGGCGCGCCGGACGCGGCGCTCGCCCAGTACGTCAACGACAGGCCGTACGCGGCCTCGTCGTTGCTGGCCGTCGCGCTCAGCTCCGTCTTCGGGAGTGCCCTGCGCGGGGTGTGCGCCGCCCTGCCCGAGCGGGCCGGCGAGCGTCTGCCGCTGCGGATCGAGATCCCGGCGCTGCCCGCGCGCGGCGGCGCCGACCTGGTCCGCGCGCTCTTCGGCCCGCTGGGCTGGACGTCCGTCGACGCCGAACCGGTGGCGCTGGACGAGCGGTTCCCGCACTGGGGTGCCTCGCGCTACGTGCGGCTGGTCCTCGAGGGCGACCTGCGGCTCGCCGACGCGCTGCGGCACCTATACGTGCTGCTGCCGGTGCTCGACGACGCCAAGCACTACTGGGTGTCGCCCGACGAGGTGGACAAACTGCTGCGGGCCGGCGAGGGCTGGCTGGCGGGCCACCCCGAGCACGCACTCATCACCAGCCGCTACCTCTCCCGCCGCCGGGGCCTGACCCGCCAGGCGATGGAACGGCTGGAGCTGGTGCGGCTGGCCGAGGCCGACGACCTGGACGTCGAGGACGTCGACAACGCCGTCGACGACGCCCCGGACACCGAGGACAGGCCCGTGCCGCTCGCCGAGCAGCGGTGCGCGGCGATCCTCGCGGCGCTGCGCGCTTCGGGGGCGACGAGGGTGCTCGACCTGGGCTGCGGTGAGGGCCGGCTGGTGCAGGCGCTGCTCAAGGACGTCCGGTTCACCGACATCGTGGGTGTCGACGTGTCCGTACGGGCGCTGACGGTGGCCGCGCGGCGGCTGCGGCTGGAGCGCATGGGGGAGCGGCAGGCCGGCCGGGTGCGGCTGCTCCAGGGCTCGCTCACGTACACCGACAAGAGGCTTACGGGCTATGACGCCGCCGTCCTCAGCGAGGTGATCGAGCACGTCGACCTGGAGCGGCTGCCCGCCCTGGAGTACGCGGTCTTCGGGTCGGCGCGGCCCGCGACCGTGATCGTGACGACGCCGAACGTCGAGTACAACGTCCGCTGGGAGACGCTGCCCGCCGGGCACGTCCGGCACGGCGACCACCGTTTCGAGTGGACGCGCGCGGAGTTCCGTACCTGGGCGCGGTCCGTGGGCGAACGGCACGGGTACGGCGTCGAGTTCGTATCCGTGGGGCCGGACGACCCGGAGGTCGGGCCGCCCACCCAGATGGCCGTGTTCACCGCGGCGACGACCACGAAGGAGGAGAAGGCCGCATGA
- a CDS encoding LLM class F420-dependent oxidoreductase, protein MDLRIFTEPQQGADYDTLLTVAKATEDLGFDAFFRSDHYLRMGSGDGLPGPTDAWITLAGLARETRRIRLGTLMTAGTFRLPGVLAIQVAQVDRMSGGRVELGLGAGWFEEEHRAYGIPFPKEKIGRLEEQLAIVTGLWATETGRTFSYDGTYYQLTDSPALPKPAQAKVPVLVGGLGAQRTPRLAARYADEFNVPFASLEDSERQFGRVRAAAEEAGRKPDDLVYSNALIVCVGKDDAEVARRAAAVGREVEELKENGLAGSPDEVVEKIGRYAAIGASRIYLQVLDLDDLDHLELISSRVMSQLD, encoded by the coding sequence ATGGATCTTCGAATCTTCACCGAGCCCCAGCAAGGGGCCGACTACGACACCCTGCTGACCGTGGCGAAGGCCACCGAGGACCTCGGCTTCGACGCCTTCTTCCGGTCGGACCACTATCTGCGGATGGGATCCGGGGACGGGCTGCCCGGTCCCACGGACGCCTGGATCACCCTGGCCGGGCTGGCCCGGGAGACCCGGCGGATCCGGCTCGGCACGCTGATGACCGCCGGCACGTTCCGGCTGCCCGGCGTCCTGGCGATCCAGGTCGCGCAGGTGGACCGGATGTCCGGCGGCCGGGTCGAACTCGGCCTCGGCGCGGGCTGGTTCGAGGAGGAGCACAGGGCCTACGGCATCCCCTTCCCCAAGGAGAAGATCGGCCGCCTGGAGGAGCAGCTGGCGATCGTCACCGGCCTGTGGGCGACGGAGACCGGCCGGACGTTCTCCTACGACGGGACGTACTACCAGCTCACCGACTCGCCCGCGCTGCCGAAGCCCGCCCAGGCGAAGGTGCCCGTCCTGGTCGGCGGGCTCGGAGCGCAGCGGACGCCGAGGCTGGCCGCGCGGTACGCGGACGAGTTCAACGTCCCGTTCGCCTCGCTGGAGGACAGCGAGCGGCAGTTCGGCCGCGTCCGGGCGGCGGCCGAGGAGGCGGGACGCAAGCCGGACGACCTCGTGTACTCCAACGCGCTGATCGTCTGCGTGGGCAAGGACGACGCCGAGGTGGCGCGCCGCGCGGCGGCCGTCGGACGGGAGGTGGAGGAGCTCAAGGAGAACGGTCTGGCCGGCTCGCCCGACGAGGTCGTCGAGAAGATCGGCCGGTACGCGGCGATCGGCGCCTCCCGGATCTACCTCCAGGTGCTGGACCTGGACGACCTCGACCACCTGGAGCTGATCTCCTCCCGGGTCATGTCCCAGCTGGACTGA
- a CDS encoding nucleotide pyrophosphohydrolase produces the protein MTELDVQGLQRRLAEFAASREWQPYHTPKNLAAALSVEAAELLEIFQWLTPEEAARVMDDPETAHRVADEVADVLAYLLQFCGSLGVDPLAALSAKIDRNEVRFPVGRPPGRAARASNEPDRHSTE, from the coding sequence GTGACGGAACTGGATGTGCAGGGATTGCAGCGCAGGCTCGCCGAGTTCGCGGCCTCGCGGGAGTGGCAGCCGTACCACACGCCGAAGAACCTGGCGGCGGCGCTGAGCGTCGAGGCGGCCGAACTGCTGGAGATCTTCCAGTGGTTGACGCCCGAGGAGGCCGCCCGGGTGATGGACGACCCGGAGACCGCGCACCGGGTGGCGGACGAGGTGGCCGACGTGCTGGCCTACCTGCTCCAATTCTGCGGTTCGCTGGGCGTCGATCCGCTGGCCGCGCTGTCCGCCAAGATCGACCGCAACGAGGTGCGGTTCCCCGTCGGACGGCCGCCGGGACGTGCCGCGAGGGCGTCCAACGAGCCCGATCGTCACTCTACGGAGTGA
- a CDS encoding amidohydrolase family protein, with product MTTVVDVNRTLGPLPHDDVPSRDEAGLVAELERLRIDTACVVHSHAVHGDPRDGNDPLAHVGDPRLRPVPVLVPGPLGTGPWAGGAPLVRLCPRRHGWSLSGPHAHRLLAELAAHGTAVLLAWDEVTSGEVHRLAAAGPAPRVVLTGTGYRALRELAELLETHPSLYVDTSTLCGHRQVEWVAGRYGAHRVLFGTGAPVTDDAGPRYLLDTLDLPAADAALIAGGNALRLLDGAP from the coding sequence ATGACCACCGTCGTCGACGTCAACCGAACCCTCGGTCCCCTCCCCCACGACGACGTCCCCAGCAGGGACGAGGCCGGCCTCGTCGCCGAGCTGGAACGGCTGCGCATCGACACGGCCTGCGTCGTCCACTCCCACGCCGTCCACGGCGACCCGCGCGACGGCAACGACCCGCTGGCCCACGTCGGCGACCCCAGGCTGCGGCCCGTGCCCGTCCTCGTACCCGGGCCGCTCGGCACCGGCCCGTGGGCGGGCGGGGCACCACTGGTGCGCCTGTGCCCCCGCCGGCACGGCTGGTCCCTCTCCGGGCCGCACGCCCACCGGCTGCTCGCCGAGCTGGCGGCGCACGGCACGGCCGTGCTGCTCGCCTGGGACGAGGTGACGTCCGGCGAGGTGCACCGGCTGGCCGCGGCCGGGCCCGCGCCGCGCGTCGTGCTCACCGGCACGGGCTACCGCGCGCTGCGCGAACTCGCCGAGCTGCTGGAGACCCACCCCTCGCTGTACGTCGACACCTCCACGCTGTGCGGCCACCGCCAGGTCGAGTGGGTCGCCGGGCGGTACGGCGCCCACCGGGTGCTGTTCGGCACGGGCGCACCCGTCACCGACGACGCCGGGCCCCGGTATCTGCTGGACACCCTGGACCTGCCCGCGGCGGACGCGGCGCTCATCGCCGGCGGCAACGCGCTGCGGCTCCTGGACGGTGCACCATGA
- a CDS encoding cell division protein SepF yields MSRYERYDVTDEQWEGLAQVVPLRGRNEWPSRVDHSTIPQDYEAAEQRRMVVLRVQVFADAREVAEYLVAQIPVLLDLTAADTDVAKRILDFSSGVVFGLGSGMHRVDRNVFLLAPAGTEVEGAAAAAVPHS; encoded by the coding sequence ATGAGTAGGTACGAGAGGTACGACGTCACCGACGAACAGTGGGAGGGCCTGGCACAGGTCGTCCCGCTGCGGGGACGCAACGAGTGGCCCTCCAGGGTCGACCACAGCACGATCCCGCAGGACTACGAGGCCGCCGAGCAGCGCCGCATGGTCGTACTGAGGGTGCAGGTGTTCGCCGACGCGCGGGAGGTCGCCGAGTACCTCGTCGCGCAGATCCCCGTCCTGCTGGACCTGACCGCGGCCGACACGGACGTCGCCAAGCGGATCCTGGACTTCAGCAGCGGCGTCGTCTTCGGGCTCGGCAGCGGGATGCACCGCGTCGACCGGAACGTCTTCCTGCTGGCCCCGGCCGGCACGGAGGTCGAGGGCGCCGCCGCCGCGGCGGTTCCCCATTCCTAG
- a CDS encoding amidohydrolase family protein codes for MSPAGRTAMDVIDAHGHIGRWSAFAVPDGSAESLVAMMDRCGVATACVSHLLAVGPDARAGNALLLEALEAHPGRLLGWAVYQPHDPQAPERLRDLLDVPGVIGVKLHPEVHETALDDRAYTPAFEAAAGRRRLVLAHSQHGSPWSDARHFAAVSPRHPGVPLLMGHAGLFPEGLRPAMEAADRCPDLVLETCGSRMTARHLVRMVAGIGAGRVAFGSDAVFLDLRTGLGRVLLAGLPEADREQVLHGTMDTLLKGIV; via the coding sequence ATGAGCCCGGCCGGACGCACCGCCATGGACGTCATCGACGCGCACGGGCACATCGGACGCTGGTCGGCGTTCGCCGTCCCGGACGGTTCGGCGGAGAGCCTGGTCGCCATGATGGACCGCTGCGGGGTCGCCACCGCCTGCGTGTCGCACCTGCTCGCGGTGGGCCCCGACGCCCGCGCCGGGAACGCCCTGCTGCTGGAGGCCCTCGAGGCGCACCCCGGCCGGCTGCTCGGCTGGGCCGTGTACCAGCCGCACGACCCGCAGGCCCCCGAACGGCTGCGGGACCTGCTGGACGTCCCCGGCGTCATCGGGGTCAAGCTCCACCCCGAGGTGCACGAGACGGCGCTCGACGACCGGGCGTACACACCCGCGTTCGAGGCGGCGGCCGGGCGGAGGCGGCTCGTCCTCGCGCACAGCCAGCACGGCAGCCCCTGGTCGGACGCCCGGCACTTCGCGGCCGTCTCGCCGCGCCACCCGGGCGTACCCCTGCTGATGGGCCACGCGGGCCTGTTCCCCGAAGGGCTGCGCCCCGCGATGGAGGCCGCGGACCGCTGCCCCGACCTGGTGCTGGAGACCTGCGGCTCCCGGATGACGGCACGTCACCTGGTCCGGATGGTCGCCGGGATCGGGGCCGGCCGGGTGGCGTTCGGCTCGGACGCCGTCTTCCTCGACCTGCGCACCGGGCTCGGCCGGGTGCTGCTCGCCGGCCTGCCGGAGGCGGACCGGGAGCAGGTCCTGCACGGCACGATGGACACCCTGCTCAAGGGCATCGTGTGA